Proteins co-encoded in one Alphaproteobacteria bacterium SS10 genomic window:
- a CDS encoding peroxiredoxin, with amino-acid sequence MIKVGDKIPSVTLRVLTADGMDEITTETVFGGKTVALFGVPGAFTPTCSAQHLPSFLRNEEALKAKGVDAIACIAVNDPFVMKNWAETSGAASVIQMLPDGNAELTKAMGLEMDGTGFGLGIRSQRFAAVVKDSEVVHLAVEEPGAFEVSSGDAVLKHLNGETVAA; translated from the coding sequence ATGATCAAAGTTGGCGATAAAATCCCCAGCGTCACCCTTCGCGTCCTGACCGCCGATGGGATGGATGAAATCACCACCGAAACCGTCTTTGGTGGCAAGACTGTCGCCCTGTTCGGTGTTCCCGGGGCCTTCACCCCAACCTGTTCTGCGCAGCACCTGCCAAGCTTCCTTCGCAATGAAGAAGCACTGAAGGCCAAGGGCGTTGATGCCATTGCCTGCATCGCGGTGAACGACCCGTTTGTGATGAAGAATTGGGCTGAAACCTCTGGCGCGGCCAGTGTCATTCAGATGCTGCCCGATGGTAATGCCGAGCTAACCAAGGCCATGGGGCTTGAAATGGATGGCACCGGCTTTGGCCTAGGCATCCGCTCGCAACGCTTTGCCGCTGTCGTTAAGGATAGTGAGGTTGTGCATCTGGCGGTTGAAGAGCCAGGTGCGTTTGAGGTCTCCAGCGGCGATGCCGTGTTGAAGCACCTGAACGGCGAAACGGTTGCGGCCTAA
- a CDS encoding GNAT family N-acetyltransferase, which produces MRPQRAADDPRDRAIIGQGRVCLGPPQPTDYQAWADLRRASRDSLQPWEPTWPNDALSRTGFSRRITHQCNEWNADRAYNFLIWRVDDGVLLGGMALSNIRRGVAQAGTLGYWIGAAHRQQGYMGEALSATLKFGFDELDLNRLEAATLVENEPSRRLLGSAGFNEEGLAAEYLKINGQWADHVLYGLTRRSWSPTDQSAETDEPDFI; this is translated from the coding sequence ATGCGGCCACAGCGCGCCGCCGATGACCCGCGGGATCGGGCCATCATTGGCCAGGGGCGTGTCTGCCTCGGCCCGCCGCAGCCAACGGACTATCAAGCCTGGGCCGATTTGCGTCGGGCCTCACGGGATAGCCTGCAGCCCTGGGAGCCGACCTGGCCGAATGATGCGCTAAGCCGTACCGGCTTTAGCCGTCGCATTACCCATCAATGCAATGAGTGGAATGCCGACCGCGCCTATAATTTCCTGATCTGGCGGGTGGATGATGGCGTCCTGCTTGGCGGGATGGCGTTGAGCAATATCCGCCGTGGTGTGGCCCAGGCTGGAACCCTGGGTTACTGGATTGGCGCTGCCCACCGTCAGCAGGGCTATATGGGCGAGGCATTATCGGCCACGCTCAAATTCGGCTTTGACGAGTTGGATTTAAACCGGCTGGAGGCTGCCACTCTGGTTGAAAACGAACCCAGTCGTCGCCTACTGGGCAGCGCTGGGTTCAATGAAGAGGGGCTGGCCGCCGAATACCTGAAGATAAACGGACAATGGGCCGATCATGTCCTCTACGGGCTAACCAGGCGAAGCTGGTCACCAACCGACCAAAGCGCCGAAACCGACGAGCCTGATTTCATTTAG
- a CDS encoding insulinase family protein: MPNDTLKVTRLPNGVRIISDEMPGLATVSVGIWVATGARYEPVALNGAAHMLEHMVFKGTSSRSAVQIASEVEAVGGQMNAYTTRDTTAFFIRLMAGDLPMAVDVLTDLLLNPVLDQEELDRERQVIIQEIGMTEDTPDDLIHDLFQATAYPDQALGRPILGSRETVRSISRDDLRDYLQKNYAAGRLVFSAAGDVNHERLVEMVAARLGDLPAPKGYDWAPANYQGGDHRRADDLEQVHILFGFDGIGPQDDLFQASNVLSTLLGGGMSSRLFQEVREKRGLVYSVYSFASPSIDSGLFGIYAGTGPEQVGELVKVTCDELVKLTNDLSEEEIQRAKAQARTGQMLALENAMARADFWASQMLTFDRVILPDEVLAEIDAVDHDQLVQLVRRMLGSPLTLTALGQLGGLEDYEHIQARLAA; the protein is encoded by the coding sequence ATGCCCAATGACACGCTGAAGGTGACCCGTTTGCCGAATGGCGTTCGGATTATCTCCGATGAGATGCCGGGCCTCGCCACTGTCTCAGTTGGTATCTGGGTTGCCACCGGCGCGCGGTATGAGCCGGTCGCCCTCAACGGTGCCGCCCATATGCTGGAGCATATGGTGTTTAAGGGCACATCTAGCCGATCTGCGGTGCAGATTGCCTCAGAAGTTGAGGCGGTCGGCGGGCAAATGAATGCCTACACCACACGGGATACGACAGCGTTCTTCATCCGCCTGATGGCCGGTGATTTGCCAATGGCGGTTGATGTGTTGACCGACCTATTGCTGAACCCCGTATTGGACCAGGAAGAGCTGGACCGCGAGCGGCAGGTGATCATTCAGGAAATCGGCATGACCGAGGATACGCCGGATGATCTGATCCATGATCTGTTTCAGGCCACCGCCTATCCGGACCAGGCGCTGGGCCGCCCGATCTTAGGCAGCCGGGAAACCGTGCGCAGTATCAGCCGCGATGACCTGCGCGACTATCTGCAGAAAAACTATGCCGCTGGCCGTCTCGTCTTCTCCGCTGCTGGTGATGTTAATCATGAGCGGCTGGTTGAGATGGTGGCCGCCCGCCTTGGCGATCTACCAGCGCCTAAGGGCTATGACTGGGCACCCGCCAATTACCAGGGCGGTGACCACCGCCGCGCCGATGACCTTGAGCAGGTGCACATCCTGTTTGGCTTCGACGGTATTGGCCCACAGGATGATCTATTCCAGGCGAGCAATGTGCTTTCAACCCTGCTGGGTGGCGGCATGTCCTCCCGCCTGTTCCAAGAGGTGCGGGAGAAGCGAGGGCTCGTTTACTCCGTCTACAGTTTCGCGAGCCCATCAATCGATAGTGGCCTGTTTGGCATTTACGCCGGTACGGGCCCCGAACAGGTTGGTGAGTTGGTAAAGGTCACCTGCGATGAGTTGGTGAAACTGACCAATGATCTGAGTGAGGAAGAAATCCAACGCGCCAAGGCCCAGGCCCGCACGGGCCAGATGCTGGCGCTTGAGAATGCCATGGCCCGGGCTGATTTCTGGGCAAGCCAGATGCTGACCTTCGACCGGGTGATTTTGCCCGATGAAGTGCTGGCAGAGATTGATGCCGTCGACCATGACCAACTGGTTCAGCTGGTCCGTCGGATGCTGGGGAGCCCACTAACCCTAACGGCCTTGGGCCAGTTGGGTGGGCTGGAGGATTATGAGCACATCCAAGCCCGGCTCGCCGCCTGA
- a CDS encoding YqgE/AlgH family protein, which produces MSSKIDDSNTLAGQFLIAMPGMGDPRFAKTVIYLCAHDDEGAMGLVINKTLDSLRFPDILAQLNIESTIYVQNLPVYAGGPVESGRGFLLHSSDYEVESTIQVDGKIALTATTDALQALAENQGPQQSLFALGYAGWGAGQLDLEIQDNGWLTAPATPDLVFDPQNETIWDRAVALLGFDPTFLSGDAGRA; this is translated from the coding sequence ATGTCGAGCAAAATCGATGACAGTAATACGCTGGCGGGCCAGTTCTTAATCGCCATGCCCGGCATGGGCGACCCGCGTTTTGCCAAGACGGTCATCTATCTCTGCGCCCATGATGATGAGGGCGCAATGGGCCTCGTCATCAATAAAACCCTAGATAGCCTGCGCTTCCCCGATATTCTGGCCCAGCTGAATATTGAGAGCACAATCTACGTGCAGAACCTACCTGTCTATGCCGGCGGGCCGGTTGAGTCTGGCCGTGGCTTCCTGCTCCATTCCTCAGATTATGAGGTCGAGAGCACCATTCAGGTGGATGGCAAAATCGCCCTGACCGCAACCACAGATGCGTTACAAGCGCTCGCCGAAAACCAGGGCCCACAGCAAAGCCTGTTCGCCCTCGGCTATGCGGGATGGGGGGCTGGTCAATTGGATCTAGAAATCCAGGACAATGGCTGGCTAACCGCCCCCGCCACCCCGGATCTGGTCTTTGACCCCCAGAACGAAACCATCTGGGACCGCGCCGTCGCATTGCTCGGCTTTGATCCCACCTTCCTGTCGGGTGATGCAGGCCGGGCTTAA
- a CDS encoding threonine synthase codes for MHYISTRGQAPRLNFTDTMLTGLASDGGLYVPESWPTMSADELRALANASYAEIAAAVLSRFVGETMSAEELAEDIGAAYGSFRHEATVPLKQLGDNTWLLELFHGPTLAFKDVALQLLGRFFDRELTRRNRRITVVGATSGDTGSAAIEACRDLSRVDTFILFPEGRVSEVQRRQMTTVPGEHIHAIAIRGNFDDCQDLVKAMFADVPFRDAVGLSAVNSINWARIIAQTVYYVSTALRLGAPDRAVGFAVPTGNFGNVYAAYVARQLGVPIERLIIGTNRNDVLARYFENGEMRLSAVEPSLSPSMDIQISSNFERLLFEMLGRDGGAVDGMMKGLRSDGVFSTGDNEMASIAKLFSAYRADDALTKATIAEVYEQTGEVIDPHTAAGLAAVKQYRAAKPADDVPLVSLACAHPAKFPDAVQAAIDVSPSLPPHLADLHDREERMTVLDNDLQIVEAHIKARSRAAALNAS; via the coding sequence ATGCATTACATCTCAACCCGGGGCCAGGCACCGCGGCTTAATTTCACCGACACCATGCTAACGGGCCTCGCCAGCGATGGCGGGCTTTACGTGCCTGAGAGCTGGCCGACCATGTCCGCCGATGAGCTGCGGGCCCTCGCCAACGCTTCCTATGCTGAGATTGCGGCGGCTGTTCTGTCTCGTTTTGTTGGTGAGACCATGTCGGCGGAAGAACTAGCCGAGGATATCGGGGCGGCCTATGGCAGCTTCCGGCATGAGGCAACGGTCCCGCTGAAGCAGCTGGGCGACAACACTTGGTTGCTTGAGCTGTTCCACGGCCCGACCCTGGCCTTTAAGGATGTGGCGCTGCAGCTGTTGGGTCGCTTCTTTGATCGTGAGCTTACCCGTCGCAATCGTCGGATTACGGTGGTTGGTGCCACCTCCGGTGATACCGGTTCCGCCGCGATTGAGGCGTGCCGGGACCTGTCGCGGGTTGATACCTTCATCCTGTTCCCTGAGGGGCGGGTGTCTGAGGTTCAGCGCCGCCAGATGACCACCGTGCCGGGTGAGCATATCCACGCAATTGCCATTCGTGGCAATTTCGATGACTGCCAGGATTTGGTGAAGGCGATGTTCGCCGATGTGCCGTTCCGCGATGCGGTTGGCCTCTCGGCTGTTAACTCGATCAACTGGGCCCGGATCATTGCCCAGACGGTCTATTACGTTTCAACCGCGCTGCGCCTTGGTGCACCGGATCGCGCGGTTGGTTTTGCCGTACCAACGGGCAATTTCGGCAATGTTTACGCCGCCTATGTTGCCCGGCAACTGGGCGTGCCGATTGAGCGGTTGATCATTGGCACCAACCGCAATGATGTGCTGGCCCGCTATTTTGAGAATGGCGAAATGCGCCTCTCAGCCGTTGAGCCAAGCCTGTCACCATCCATGGATATCCAGATTTCCAGCAACTTTGAGCGGTTGCTGTTTGAGATGCTGGGGCGCGATGGCGGCGCCGTCGATGGGATGATGAAAGGCTTGCGCAGTGATGGGGTGTTCAGCACTGGCGATAATGAGATGGCCTCGATTGCCAAGCTTTTCAGCGCCTACCGCGCCGATGACGCGCTGACCAAGGCCACCATCGCCGAGGTTTATGAGCAGACGGGCGAGGTGATCGACCCGCATACCGCCGCTGGCCTTGCCGCGGTTAAGCAATATCGGGCGGCTAAACCTGCTGATGACGTGCCGCTGGTGTCACTGGCCTGTGCCCATCCGGCGAAGTTCCCTGATGCCGTTCAGGCCGCAATTGATGTGAGCCCATCTTTGCCGCCACATCTGGCTGATTTACATGATCGTGAAGAGCGCATGACCGTGCTCGACAACGACCTGCAAATTGTTGAAGCTCACATTAAGGCGCGCAGCCGTGCCGCCGCTCTAAACGCCTCTTAA
- a CDS encoding carboxypeptidase M32: MTTANYQALEDHFARLNDIGNAMGVLNWDRATMMPGGAAEDRGAQLATLGGLAHSMLTDPKVGDWLEAATGEGLEGWQRANLREMQRKHRDATAIPQDLVEALSRACTRSEMLWREARQKADFAMLQPALEEVLRLTIEKAQAKSELLGVEPYAALLDSFDPGLTPDAVDALFEDLGAFLPGFLGEVQTYQASQPKPETPAGPFPTDKQQALGRKLMAAAGFNFDQGRLDISTHPFCGGGGPTDIRITTRYDEDDFTSALMGVMHETGHALYEAGLPADWQRQPVGQARGMTLHESQSLLIEMQACRSDAFMRFLAPLVRETFGAGPGDWSAEALHWHYTRVKPGFIRVDADEVTYPAHVILRYRLERKMIAGDLAIADLPGAWNDGMEEMLGIRPPNDGVGCLQDIHWPDGAFGYFPTYTLGALTAAQLFAAIRRDVANLDDALAAGDFTGLLDWLCQHIHGQGSVDGTMEIIKGATGESLSAEAFKTHLRTRYLS, from the coding sequence ATGACCACCGCCAATTATCAAGCCCTGGAAGATCACTTCGCCCGCCTAAACGATATCGGCAATGCCATGGGTGTTCTGAACTGGGACCGGGCGACCATGATGCCGGGCGGTGCGGCTGAGGATCGTGGCGCGCAACTCGCAACCCTCGGTGGTCTCGCTCATTCCATGCTGACCGACCCAAAGGTTGGCGATTGGCTTGAGGCCGCCACGGGTGAAGGCCTCGAAGGCTGGCAGCGCGCCAACCTGCGTGAGATGCAGCGCAAGCATCGGGATGCCACGGCTATCCCGCAGGATTTGGTCGAGGCTTTAAGCCGTGCCTGTACACGCTCAGAAATGCTGTGGCGTGAGGCCCGTCAGAAGGCCGACTTCGCCATGCTGCAACCAGCCCTGGAAGAGGTGCTGCGGCTAACAATTGAGAAGGCGCAGGCGAAGTCAGAACTTTTGGGCGTCGAGCCTTATGCCGCCCTGCTCGATAGCTTTGATCCCGGCCTTACCCCCGATGCGGTCGATGCCCTGTTTGAAGATCTGGGTGCGTTTCTGCCGGGTTTCCTGGGCGAGGTTCAGACGTATCAAGCATCCCAGCCAAAGCCGGAAACACCAGCCGGGCCATTCCCAACGGATAAGCAGCAGGCGCTTGGCCGTAAGCTGATGGCCGCTGCTGGCTTTAACTTTGACCAGGGGCGTTTGGATATCTCGACCCACCCATTCTGTGGCGGTGGTGGGCCAACCGATATCCGTATTACGACGCGCTATGATGAGGATGATTTCACCTCAGCCCTGATGGGCGTGATGCATGAGACCGGGCACGCGCTTTATGAGGCTGGCTTGCCAGCTGATTGGCAACGCCAACCCGTGGGCCAGGCGCGGGGCATGACCCTGCATGAAAGCCAATCCCTCCTAATCGAGATGCAGGCTTGCCGCAGCGATGCCTTCATGCGTTTCCTAGCGCCATTGGTGCGGGAAACCTTTGGTGCCGGTCCGGGTGATTGGTCCGCTGAGGCCCTGCATTGGCACTACACCCGCGTTAAGCCCGGCTTTATCCGTGTCGATGCGGATGAGGTGACCTATCCGGCCCATGTCATCCTGCGCTACCGGTTAGAGCGGAAGATGATTGCCGGGGATCTGGCTATCGCCGATCTGCCGGGGGCATGGAACGATGGGATGGAAGAGATGCTGGGCATTCGCCCGCCCAATGATGGGGTGGGCTGCCTGCAGGATATTCATTGGCCGGATGGTGCCTTTGGGTACTTCCCAACCTATACGCTGGGCGCCTTGACCGCGGCCCAACTCTTTGCCGCCATCCGCCGGGATGTGGCTAATCTGGACGACGCGCTGGCCGCTGGTGATTTTACTGGCTTGCTGGATTGGCTTTGCCAGCATATTCACGGGCAAGGCAGTGTTGATGGCACGATGGAGATCATCAAGGGTGCGACGGGTGAGAGCCTGAGCGCCGAGGCCTTCAAGACGCATTTGCGCACGCGTTACTTAAGCTAA